A window of Halobellus sp. LT62 contains these coding sequences:
- a CDS encoding SDR family NAD(P)-dependent oxidoreductase — translation MSALERFSLDGEVAIVTGAAQGLGKQMAAALAEMGADVAIADVNAEKAERTAAELDGETDVIGVPVDVTDEASVETMVEAVTDRLGPIDVLVNNAGIVENSPAEETSFDSWRRVVAVNLDGVFLCAKHVGRQMLDREEGRIVNISSMSGFDANVPQKQASYNSTKAGVSMLTESLAVEWADRGVRVNAIAPGYMRTELVDETLEESPEMEDTWLENTPMGRLGRPEELRELVLYLASDASSYMTGSTVLIDGGYTSR, via the coding sequence ATGAGCGCACTCGAACGGTTTTCCCTCGACGGAGAGGTAGCTATCGTCACCGGTGCGGCACAGGGACTCGGCAAGCAGATGGCGGCGGCACTCGCCGAAATGGGCGCGGACGTGGCGATCGCCGACGTGAACGCTGAGAAGGCCGAACGCACGGCGGCGGAGCTCGACGGCGAGACGGACGTCATCGGCGTGCCGGTCGACGTCACCGACGAAGCGTCGGTCGAAACGATGGTCGAAGCGGTCACCGACCGATTGGGGCCGATCGACGTCCTCGTCAATAACGCCGGCATCGTCGAGAACTCGCCCGCGGAGGAGACGAGTTTCGATTCCTGGCGGCGGGTCGTCGCCGTCAACCTCGATGGGGTCTTCCTCTGTGCGAAACACGTCGGTCGGCAGATGTTGGACCGAGAGGAAGGACGGATCGTCAACATCTCCTCGATGTCCGGGTTCGACGCCAACGTCCCGCAGAAGCAGGCCAGCTACAACTCGACGAAGGCCGGCGTATCGATGCTCACGGAGTCGCTGGCCGTCGAGTGGGCCGACCGCGGCGTCCGCGTGAACGCCATCGCGCCGGGATATATGCGGACTGAGCTCGTCGACGAGACGCTCGAAGAGAGCCCCGAGATGGAGGATACGTGGCTCGAAAACACGCCGATGGGTCGCCTCGGCCGACCCGAAGAGCTGCGCGAACTAGTACTGTATCTCGCGTCCGACGCCTCCTCGTATATGACCGGGTCGACGGTGCTGATCGACGGCGGGTACACGTCCCGATAG
- a CDS encoding ABC transporter ATP-binding protein: protein MAKIDLDDVTKRFGSGDDEIVAVDDVSLRIDDGEFVVFVGPSGSGKSTLLRIVAGLEKQSEGDVVIGDTVVNELGPRARDLAMVFQNYALYPNMTVEENMAFGLKMSTDMADDEIETRVRETAEKMGIGRLLDNTPGEMSGGQQQRVALGRAIVRNPDVFLMDEPLSNLDAKLRTEMRTEINRLQNELGVTTLYVTHDQTEAMTMGDRLVVLNHGELQQVGTPLECFYRPANRFVAGFLGSPSMNFFEGQIEGGTLRLDGFDFDLTQEMQSAAGSQSELVLGVRPEDAQIHETARSSHELEATVDVVEPMGSISYVYLRATDQDADRTFIVEVDGQRAISEGESVYVEVPDEDVHLFDGEDGETVHQRKLGDDAEVALEGQM, encoded by the coding sequence ATGGCAAAGATAGACCTCGACGACGTCACGAAGCGGTTCGGGTCCGGCGATGACGAGATCGTCGCCGTCGACGACGTCTCGCTCCGGATCGATGACGGCGAGTTCGTCGTGTTCGTCGGCCCCTCCGGCAGCGGCAAGTCGACGCTCCTGCGCATCGTTGCGGGACTCGAAAAACAGAGCGAGGGTGACGTCGTCATCGGCGACACGGTCGTTAACGAACTCGGCCCGCGGGCACGCGACCTCGCGATGGTGTTCCAGAACTACGCGCTGTACCCCAATATGACCGTCGAGGAGAATATGGCGTTCGGTCTCAAGATGTCGACGGATATGGCCGACGACGAGATCGAGACCCGCGTCCGCGAGACGGCCGAGAAGATGGGAATAGGTCGGCTGCTTGACAACACTCCCGGCGAGATGTCCGGCGGTCAGCAGCAGCGGGTGGCGCTCGGACGGGCGATCGTCCGTAACCCGGACGTCTTCCTGATGGACGAGCCCCTCTCGAACCTCGACGCGAAGCTTCGAACCGAGATGCGAACCGAGATCAACCGCCTCCAGAACGAACTCGGCGTGACGACGCTGTACGTCACGCACGATCAGACCGAGGCGATGACGATGGGCGACCGGCTCGTCGTCCTCAACCACGGTGAACTCCAGCAGGTTGGCACGCCGCTTGAGTGCTTCTACCGGCCGGCAAACCGGTTCGTCGCCGGGTTCCTCGGGTCGCCGTCGATGAACTTCTTCGAGGGCCAGATCGAGGGCGGGACGCTTCGCCTCGACGGGTTCGATTTCGATCTCACCCAAGAGATGCAGTCGGCGGCCGGGAGCCAGAGCGAGCTCGTGTTGGGCGTTCGTCCGGAGGACGCGCAGATCCACGAGACGGCCAGATCCAGCCACGAGCTGGAGGCCACAGTCGACGTGGTCGAGCCGATGGGTAGCATCTCGTACGTCTACCTCCGTGCGACGGATCAGGACGCCGACCGGACGTTCATCGTCGAGGTCGACGGACAGCGAGCGATCAGCGAGGGTGAGTCGGTGTACGTCGAGGTTCCCGACGAGGACGTTCACCTGTTTGACGGTGAAGATGGTGAGACCGTCCATCAGCGCAAACTCGGCGATGATGCCGAAGTTGCGCTCGAAGGCCAAATGTAA
- a CDS encoding class II aldolase/adducin family protein: MSETEIPHYETRSAICEYGRSLLEDDLTTGTGGNLSARLDENHIAISPSGIPYADIDPSDVPIVDTDGNVVEGDVDPSTEVPMHLAVYRERPDVGGVVHTHSPYATTFASLGESIPASHYLLAFTGTEVPASEYATHATAELGEAAVDALGDSYNATLLRNHGVLTADDSLEDAYTVALMVEYCARIHYQARAIGDPEVLPDDEIGRLSEKLDSYGQ; the protein is encoded by the coding sequence ATGTCAGAGACAGAAATCCCTCATTACGAGACGCGTAGCGCCATCTGCGAGTACGGCCGAAGCCTGCTGGAGGACGACCTGACGACCGGTACCGGCGGCAACCTCAGCGCTCGGCTCGACGAGAACCACATCGCGATCAGTCCGTCGGGCATTCCGTACGCGGACATCGACCCGTCCGACGTCCCGATTGTCGACACCGACGGCAACGTCGTCGAGGGCGATGTCGACCCGTCGACGGAGGTCCCGATGCACCTCGCGGTCTACCGCGAGCGCCCCGACGTCGGCGGCGTGGTCCACACGCACTCGCCGTACGCGACGACATTCGCCTCCCTCGGCGAGTCGATTCCGGCGTCGCATTACCTCCTCGCGTTCACCGGAACGGAGGTCCCGGCCTCGGAGTATGCAACGCACGCGACGGCCGAACTGGGCGAGGCCGCGGTCGACGCCCTCGGCGACTCCTACAACGCGACGCTGCTCCGCAACCACGGCGTGTTGACCGCGGACGACTCTCTCGAAGACGCCTACACCGTGGCGCTGATGGTCGAGTACTGCGCCCGCATCCACTACCAGGCTCGCGCTATCGGTGACCCGGAGGTCCTCCCGGACGACGAGATCGGCCGCCTGAGCGAGAAACTCGACAGTTACGGGCAGTGA
- a CDS encoding rhamnulokinase, producing MNHVAIDLGASGGTVYLGSVTPSTFEVSEVHRFDNGPIERDGRYVWDVEALVDEIAAGLAAAADRADRVDTVGIDTWGLDFGLLADGELVRAPTSYRDPEVTATREDLFDSVGKRRLFEATGLTNWNTPNTLWQLHTIAAREPELLERADRLLLMPQLLSFLLGGRPAGEVTIASTTQMVDAGRRDWATDLLDELGLPTGLLPRLAEPGERLGRVDERFAPDPSAPLELLTPASHDTAAAVAGLPLSDDAAFLNTGSWFILGVERDEPVLTDAAFEHAFSNELGADDTVRFLKNVNGFFLFEECRTAWRAAGESVDYDHLLSAAERVDTGTALVDPDASCFSIDEPMPEQIRSYCRRTEQPVPTTPGAVTRCLLDSLVTKTALAFERLTAAVEGSPERIVLGGGGVRNELFCRLLADATGRPVTTGPVEATAVGNVLTQAVAVGTLPDVEAGRRLIGESFALETYEPSSSEAWEDAKERMRTLPAE from the coding sequence ATGAACCACGTTGCCATCGATCTCGGTGCCAGCGGCGGAACGGTGTATCTGGGCTCCGTCACCCCTTCGACGTTCGAGGTTAGCGAAGTACATCGGTTCGACAACGGGCCGATCGAACGCGACGGGCGGTACGTCTGGGACGTCGAGGCGCTCGTCGACGAGATCGCGGCCGGACTGGCGGCCGCCGCCGACCGCGCCGATCGGGTGGACACCGTCGGCATCGACACGTGGGGGCTGGACTTCGGTCTCCTCGCGGACGGCGAACTCGTCCGCGCGCCGACGTCGTACCGCGACCCCGAGGTGACTGCCACACGCGAGGACCTGTTCGATTCGGTCGGAAAGCGACGGCTGTTCGAGGCCACCGGCCTCACGAACTGGAACACGCCGAACACGCTGTGGCAGCTCCACACGATCGCCGCCCGTGAACCGGAACTGCTCGAACGCGCCGACAGGCTGCTCTTGATGCCGCAGCTGCTGTCGTTCCTGCTGGGCGGTCGACCCGCGGGCGAGGTGACGATCGCCTCGACGACCCAGATGGTCGACGCCGGCCGTCGGGACTGGGCGACGGACCTCCTCGACGAACTGGGGCTGCCGACCGGCCTCCTCCCGCGACTCGCCGAGCCCGGAGAACGGCTCGGTCGGGTCGACGAGCGGTTCGCGCCCGATCCGTCAGCCCCGCTCGAACTGCTCACGCCCGCGAGTCACGACACGGCGGCGGCCGTCGCCGGGCTCCCGCTCTCCGACGACGCCGCGTTCTTGAACACGGGTTCGTGGTTCATCTTGGGCGTCGAACGGGACGAACCGGTCCTCACTGACGCGGCGTTCGAGCACGCGTTCTCGAACGAACTCGGTGCCGACGACACCGTCAGATTCCTGAAGAACGTCAACGGCTTCTTCCTGTTCGAGGAGTGTCGCACGGCGTGGCGGGCTGCCGGCGAGTCGGTGGATTATGACCACCTCCTGTCCGCGGCCGAGCGAGTGGACACGGGGACGGCGCTGGTCGATCCTGACGCTTCTTGCTTCTCCATCGATGAGCCGATGCCCGAACAGATCCGATCGTACTGCCGTCGGACAGAACAGCCGGTCCCGACCACACCGGGAGCGGTCACTCGCTGTCTGTTGGACAGCCTCGTGACCAAGACGGCGCTCGCGTTCGAGCGGTTGACTGCAGCGGTCGAGGGATCGCCCGAGCGGATCGTCCTCGGCGGCGGCGGCGTCCGCAACGAGCTGTTCTGTCGGCTTCTCGCGGACGCGACGGGACGACCGGTGACCACCGGTCCGGTGGAGGCGACGGCCGTCGGAAACGTCCTGACACAGGCTGTCGCCGTCGGCACGCTTCCGGACGTCGAAGCGGGCCGTCGACTCATCGGGGAATCGTTCGCGCTCGAAACGTACGAGCCGTCGTCGTCGGAGGCGTGGGAGGACGCGAAAGAACGAATGCGGACGCTCCCGGCGGAGTAG
- a CDS encoding carbohydrate ABC transporter permease → MATVDDPRQPDSRLSKTNRERLVAVGRHAALLVWSFVVLFPFYWIVSMSLKPPRDAISLPPDWIFLPTVYNYIQLLQQSSFVNAFFNSVFMVSASVILVLLIGVPAAYVLSRYDIPKQRDVLVWILSSRMLPPVAVIIPFFVIFRALNLYDTRIGMIFMYITINISLVVWVMKAFFDGIPETLEEAARVDGATQFQAFRKVILPAAKPGIFSVAIISFIFAWIELLFSLVLTNNNAVTVTMQVYQFIGVRQIEWGMLAAATTATIIPVVLFVIAVNRYLAAGLSFGVVIKE, encoded by the coding sequence ATGGCGACCGTCGACGACCCGCGACAGCCCGACAGCCGACTGTCGAAGACGAACCGGGAGCGACTCGTCGCTGTCGGCCGCCACGCCGCGCTGTTGGTCTGGTCGTTCGTGGTCCTCTTCCCGTTCTACTGGATCGTCTCGATGTCGCTAAAGCCACCGAGGGACGCCATCTCGCTGCCGCCGGACTGGATCTTCCTGCCGACGGTGTACAACTACATCCAGTTGCTCCAGCAGTCGAGCTTCGTCAACGCGTTCTTCAACAGCGTGTTTATGGTCAGCGCCTCCGTGATCCTCGTCCTGCTGATCGGGGTCCCGGCGGCGTACGTGCTCTCGCGGTACGATATTCCGAAACAGCGGGACGTCCTCGTGTGGATCCTCTCCTCGCGGATGCTCCCGCCCGTCGCCGTCATCATCCCGTTCTTCGTGATCTTCAGGGCGCTGAACCTCTACGACACGCGGATCGGGATGATCTTTATGTACATCACGATCAACATCTCGTTGGTCGTGTGGGTGATGAAGGCCTTCTTCGACGGCATCCCGGAGACGCTCGAGGAGGCCGCACGCGTCGACGGTGCGACGCAGTTTCAGGCGTTCCGAAAGGTGATCCTGCCGGCGGCCAAGCCCGGCATCTTCTCGGTCGCGATCATCAGCTTCATCTTCGCGTGGATCGAACTGCTGTTCTCGTTGGTGCTGACGAACAACAACGCGGTGACGGTGACGATGCAGGTGTACCAGTTCATCGGTGTGCGCCAGATCGAATGGGGGATGCTCGCCGCGGCGACTACCGCGACGATCATCCCTGTCGTTCTGTTCGTCATCGCGGTCAACAGGTATCTCGCTGCCGGACTCAGCTTCGGCGTGGTGATCAAAGAATGA
- a CDS encoding carbohydrate ABC transporter permease, producing the protein MSTPTQTASQAPSGLARLRELWNDYLPYWFMTPMVLVMLLITIFPGAYDLYLSLVKYQLTDPNTVGQFNGLANYERVFTSGGAINSFVITITFVAGALALETGIGFVLAALVTGVKSDRMQTFYRIIFIIPMAVAPVSLATIGRIMLNTEIGIIPYMIQQFTPFVAPNFLSDVPLLTVILVDTWNWTPFMFIIFYAGMSSVPKTLLEASRVDGAPLWRRYVHVIIPYMKPVLFVAILIRLIDLFRTFGLVFSLTSGGPGTATELVSINIFQTGFTFVDLGGAAAIAIVYLVGIIALCNILIIKVGFEGVWD; encoded by the coding sequence ATGAGTACACCGACTCAAACCGCATCGCAGGCCCCATCGGGACTGGCGAGGCTCCGGGAGCTGTGGAACGACTACCTCCCGTACTGGTTTATGACGCCGATGGTGCTCGTGATGCTACTGATCACCATCTTCCCCGGAGCGTACGACCTGTATCTGAGCCTCGTCAAGTATCAGCTCACCGACCCGAACACGGTGGGCCAGTTCAACGGGCTTGCGAACTACGAACGGGTGTTCACCAGCGGCGGGGCGATCAACTCCTTCGTGATCACGATCACGTTCGTCGCCGGCGCGTTGGCGTTAGAGACGGGCATCGGGTTCGTCCTCGCCGCGCTCGTGACCGGTGTCAAGTCCGATCGGATGCAGACGTTCTACCGAATCATCTTCATCATCCCGATGGCGGTCGCGCCGGTTTCGCTCGCGACTATCGGACGGATTATGCTGAACACCGAGATCGGGATCATCCCGTATATGATCCAGCAGTTCACGCCGTTCGTCGCTCCGAACTTCCTCAGTGACGTACCGTTGCTGACGGTGATTCTGGTGGACACGTGGAACTGGACCCCGTTTATGTTCATCATCTTCTACGCGGGGATGTCCTCGGTCCCCAAGACGCTGCTCGAAGCATCGCGCGTCGACGGCGCGCCCCTTTGGCGTCGCTACGTCCACGTCATCATTCCGTATATGAAGCCGGTGCTGTTCGTCGCCATCCTGATTCGGCTGATCGACCTGTTCCGAACGTTCGGACTGGTGTTCAGCCTCACGAGCGGCGGCCCCGGGACGGCGACGGAGTTGGTGAGCATCAACATCTTCCAGACCGGGTTCACGTTCGTCGACCTCGGCGGGGCGGCCGCGATCGCCATCGTCTACCTCGTCGGCATCATCGCGCTGTGTAACATCCTGATCATCAAGGTCGGCTTCGAGGGGGTGTGGGACTGA